AAGCCCAGCTCATCGTGGGCTGGAGGGAGCTCCATGGCCCCTTCAGCCAGGTAACGGCCCAGGGAGGGCAGCGCTGGCTGGAGCTGGGCGATTGAGGGGGAAAGAGCCTGGTACCCCTAGGCCACTTGCCCATGGCTGTTGTCCTGCAGGTGGAGGACTTGGAACGTGTGAAGGTCATGTCAGGAAAGCAGCTGGAGTCCTTCCTGAAGGTGAGCCCGAGGCTTGGCCCCGCGCCTCTCCCGGCCTGCGCCCTGCCCCGGCTCTGACGCTGTTCCCCTTCCCTCCTGTTGCAGGCGAACATCTTGGGTCTCGCCGCGGGCCAGTACAGCAGCCCCTCCTGACTGCCAGCTCCTCTCGtcactttgccttttttttttctttccagtcgTTGTATAACCGTTTCTtgtataaatacaattttaactcTGTTGCTTCAGCCTGGTTCTTGAGgctatgggggtggggccggggtcTAGCTGCCCTTGGGACGGCCACAAGCTCCGCTGTAACTTTCTGGGGCGCCATCTTTGGGAAGACATGCAGCAGCACAGGTTTGTGAGTAAACTACTGGAGCGGGAAGGGACGGTGGCCCGTTGGAAACAAAAAGCTGAAGCCACAGCCTGAGGACAACAACCGTTAGGCGGGCGCGCGCTTTGAGTTGAGCTCCGCCCTATCCGTGCCCCTGGCGCGCGCTCCCCTTTCCGCCCGCTCCTCGACAGCGGTTTTGTGCGCGTGCGCGCGAAATAACGGCCGCAGCCGGCGGAGGGGGGGTAAAATCTTTTAAGTGGGGGGAGAGAAGCCACCGTCTCCCGCGCGCCCACCACCTGCGCCGTCACCAGCCAATCAGCGGCCGTCTCAGGGGTCTCGCGCTGGGGACGACTCCGGCTGCTGGGCggctcccgcagtccctcctccccgccagagtccctctcctccctccccctcccgctggCCTCGCGCGCGCTCGAGCTCGCGCCCGCTCCAGCCTCTTGTGTGTCCtcgcgccccccgcccgccctccccgcgCGCAGTGTGCTCcgctcccccaccctcctcctcctttccccctcccgcCGGCCCCGCGCACCACCTCCCAgggttccccctcccccacggccgcctcctcctcctcctcccgccccagGGTGAGCACgagccacctccctccctccctccgccatGGATCCCGGCAACTGGAGCAGCTTCATCTTCCAGGtaacaaccccctccccccgcccccacccccccttcccacaccccctcccgcccgccctccctcccgtcCCACCCCCCCTCCGCGCGCCCGGTGCGCGCGCagctgtccccctccctccctcgcgccctcccccgccctccccgagGCGCCGGCTGGGCGCGCgcgtggcgggggccgaggctgCTCCttcgctccccccaccccgccccaccagGCTCCaaccgccgccgctgccgcctgGGCCCCCGCCCCCGGTCCTTGGCCCCGCGGGGCCTCCCGCCCCCACCATCACTGCTGCGCTCCGTGGCCCGCCAGgcgccctccttccctccctcccgccgGCCGGGGtgcgcgggcggcggggcggcccTCGGGCCATGCGTTCGGTGCGGCCCAGCCCGGCCGGCTGGGGGCGGCGCCCCGAGCCCAGGCCCCACGCGGCccgcgcccccggcccccgcTGAGCCCCAGGGACCCCGCCGTGGCCGAGGCCATGTTCCCCGTGTTCCCTTGCACGCTGCTGGCCCCCCCCTTCCCCGTGCTGGGCCTGGACTCCCGGGGGGTGGGCGGCCTCATGAACTCCTTCCCGCCACCTCAGGGTCACGCCCAGAACCCCCTGCAGGTCGGGGCTGAGCTCCAGTCCCGCTTCTTTGCCTCCCAGGGCTGCGCCCAGAGTCCATTCCAGGTGAGTAGGGGCCGGCAGtgccgggccaggctgggagggcgCCAACCCTCGGCCGCGGCCTACATGGTGTCTTGTCTCCGCAGGCCGCGCCGGCGCCCCCGCCCACGCCCCAGGCCCCGACGGCCGAGCCCCTCCAGGTGGACTTGCTCCCGGTTCTCGCCGCCGCCCAGGagtccgccgccgccgccgctgccgccgccgctgcagcCGCTGCCGCCGCTGTTGCTGCAGCGCCTCCAGCCCCGGCCGCCGCTTCCACAGTGGACACAGCGGCTCTGAAGCAGCCGCCCGCACCCCCTCCGCCGGCCCCGCCGGTGTCTGCGACCGCTGCCGAGGCTGCGCCCCCTGTTTCTGCCGCCACCATCGCCGCAGCCGCAGCCACCGCCGTCGTATCCCCAACCTCGACGGTCGCCGTGGCCTCGGTTGCATCTGCCTTGGAGAAGAAGACAAAGAGCAAGGGGCCCTACATCTGCGCCCTGTGCGCCAAGGAGTTCAAGAACGGCTACAACCTCCGGAGGCACGAGGCCATCCACACGGGAGCCAAGGCCGGCCGGGTGCCTTCGGGTGCTATGAAGATGCCCACCATGGTGCCCCTGAGCCTGCTGAGC
This is a stretch of genomic DNA from Myotis daubentonii chromosome 4, mMyoDau2.1, whole genome shotgun sequence. It encodes these proteins:
- the MAZ gene encoding myc-associated zinc finger protein isoform X5 produces the protein MFPVFPCTLLAPPFPVLGLDSRGVGGLMNSFPPPQGHAQNPLQVGAELQSRFFASQGCAQSPFQAAPAPPPTPQAPTAEPLQVDLLPVLAAAQESAAAAAAAAAAAAAAAVAAAPPAPAAASTVDTAALKQPPAPPPPAPPVSATAAEAAPPVSAATIAAAAATAVVSPTSTVAVASVASALEKKTKSKGPYICALCAKEFKNGYNLRRHEAIHTGAKAGRVPSGAMKMPTMVPLSLLSVPQLSGAGGGGGEAGAGGGAAAVAAGGVVTTTASGKRIRKNHACEMCGKAFRDVYHLNRHKLSHSDEKPYQCPVCQQRFKRKDRMSYHVRSHDGAVHKPYNCSHCGKSFSRPDHLNSHVRQVHSTERPFKCEASSSHSHFLQIKDPQGPDSFNLLFPSPHSLKL
- the MAZ gene encoding myc-associated zinc finger protein isoform X2 → MFPVFPCTLLAPPFPVLGLDSRGVGGLMNSFPPPQGHAQNPLQVGAELQSRFFASQGCAQSPFQAAPAPPPTPQAPTAEPLQVDLLPVLAAAQESAAAAAAAAAAAAAAAVAAAPPAPAAASTVDTAALKQPPAPPPPAPPVSATAAEAAPPVSAATIAAAAATAVVSPTSTVAVASVASALEKKTKSKGPYICALCAKEFKNGYNLRRHEAIHTGAKAGRVPSGAMKMPTMVPLSLLSVPQLSGAGGGGGEAGAGGGAAAVAAGGVVTTTASGKRIRKNHACEMCGKAFRDVYHLNRHKLSHSDEKPYQCPVCQQRFKRKDRMSYHVRSHDGAVHKPYNCSHCGKSFSRPDHLNSHVRQVHSTERPFKCEKCEAAFATKDRLRAHTVRHEEKVPCHVCGKMLSSAYISDHMKVHSQGPHHVCELCNKGTGEVCPMAAAAAAAAAAASVAAPPTAVGSLSGAEGVPVSSQPLPSQPW